From Methanococcus maripaludis, the proteins below share one genomic window:
- the fni gene encoding type 2 isopentenyl-diphosphate Delta-isomerase produces the protein MNNNSIEYRKLEHLIVCDHCDVEYKKGTLLEDVELIHSGISNCDLDDIDTSIEIFGKKLNSPLIVAAITGGHPKAKEVNKNIAIAVEELNLGMGVGSQRAAISKSYLEDTYSVVRDHTSSLIIGNLGAVNFVEDSWDEEIISKSVEMIDADAMAIHFNPLQEAIQPEGDVNFKGLNILKEIISNYNKIHGKIPFIAKQVGEGFSKKDAIFLKEIGFDAIDVGGSGGTSWAAVELYRIKDEEQKNFSNQYFNWGIPTAASILEVNSAFSGPIIATGGIRTGIDIAKSISIGANCCGTALPILKAALKSSEAVTTVLERMIKELKTTMFLTGCNNINELKSARYILKGDLKNWKDQI, from the coding sequence GTGAATAATAATAGCATTGAATATAGAAAGTTGGAACACCTTATTGTGTGCGACCACTGTGACGTGGAGTATAAAAAAGGGACCCTTCTTGAGGACGTTGAATTAATTCACAGCGGTATATCAAACTGCGATTTAGACGATATCGATACATCTATCGAAATTTTTGGAAAAAAATTAAATTCTCCGTTAATTGTAGCAGCAATAACTGGTGGACACCCTAAAGCAAAGGAAGTCAATAAAAATATTGCTATTGCTGTTGAGGAACTGAATTTAGGTATGGGTGTAGGTTCACAAAGGGCGGCTATATCAAAAAGCTACCTTGAAGATACCTATTCTGTTGTAAGGGATCACACTTCCTCATTAATTATCGGAAACCTTGGAGCAGTTAACTTTGTGGAAGATTCATGGGATGAAGAAATTATTTCAAAGTCTGTAGAAATGATTGATGCAGATGCCATGGCGATTCATTTCAATCCACTACAGGAAGCTATACAGCCTGAAGGCGATGTAAACTTCAAAGGACTTAATATTTTAAAAGAAATAATTTCAAATTACAATAAAATTCACGGAAAAATTCCATTTATCGCAAAGCAGGTTGGCGAAGGATTTTCAAAAAAAGATGCCATTTTTTTAAAAGAAATTGGCTTTGATGCGATAGATGTCGGCGGAAGCGGCGGAACTTCATGGGCTGCTGTAGAGCTTTACAGGATAAAAGATGAAGAGCAGAAGAATTTTTCAAACCAGTATTTTAACTGGGGAATTCCAACTGCCGCATCAATTCTGGAAGTAAATTCAGCCTTTTCAGGACCGATAATTGCAACAGGCGGAATCAGGACTGGAATCGATATTGCAAAATCAATTTCAATTGGTGCAAACTGCTGTGGAACTGCTTTACCAATTTTAAAAGCAGCATTAAAGTCTTCAGAAGCTGTTACAACTGTTCTAGAGAGAATGATTAAAGAGTTAAAAACTACAATGTTTTTGACAGGATGTAATAACATAAACGAACTAAAATCTGCCAGATATATTTTAAAAGGCGATTTAAAGAATTGGA